The Xiphophorus couchianus chromosome 6, X_couchianus-1.0, whole genome shotgun sequence genomic interval ACTCTCTGCTCATGGTCTGAGATGAGATGAACAAGGAACGAAACAAACGGTTTGAcaaatgaggaagaaaaaaaaaaacgcttgaCAGGACAGTACACTGTTGTCTTATCCTTCTTCATGTCATCCAGCACAGAGCAGATTTTACCCACACCAACATGCAGACCTTTTAATATTTGACCTGGCAAAAGCAGAACTGAAAATGTTACACAACAACCAATTAGGAAGGCGAGACACGTTCAAACATGAAGGTGATTAACTTTGCAGGTACTGTATCGTAACACAGCTAGACTTGTTGGAAATATAAAACTTCTCTCACTGTCTTGTCTGGATTTGAATGAGTGCAGCCTTACTAAAAGAGAACGCTCACCATGGCCGCGGCAGCCGTGGCCTGGTTCACCTGATGCTGGGTGGCCTTAATTTTGGCCTGCAGGTGGGCCGGGGGGTGAAAGTACTTGCACTTTTCCCTGGTGCACCGACCCTTGATGTAGTCCATGCACACAGTGACGGTGTTGTCATTGGTGTCGATCATGGTGCTGTCTGCAGGGTGAGCGAAGCGGCACTCGCCCTCCCCCCGAGCACAGTTTCCCCTCTGGTACTCCCGACACACCTAAATGAGTCAGAAGGAGAATAATTAAATAGTATCcacatcaaaatcaaaacaaatatgtacGACATGATCTAAATGCTTCTCTTTGAATCAACAACACCTACTGCAACTAAAAGTATCTAGCATATTGattattaaagttataatgATGTAAATTATTACATGTATTTACTGTTGCTTTGATATTGATTTGTAgctataaaaaaatctgtaataaatAGTACTTTTAAATTGTGTATTGCGCAGGATAGACACACCTTTTTCTCCTTAATAATGGATTCTAATAATCAGTTTGAGAATTATACCGTACAtggtataaaatatttatttaaaatatttctatttggttaaatgtgtaaataaataattttatttgttaataaaaatgttaaatattattgtgAACCCATTTAGTAGTTGGAACACTTAGTGGTATGTAGTAGTGTTCAGCTAAAGAAAATTACTTACATTTgttgtattatatttttaaaggtttttggtcttaaaactgcatttttgggcaagtttattacatttaaaatctaccaatttttaatgttgttttgctttgttataTTACTGATGGTTACACTTGCTTAAAGCAGAGGTTAAGTAAGATTTTAGGCATACAAAGGAGGTTTTAAGTAAATGTTgtctttaaaaaagttaaacaagtGGGGAGGAGACCTTGTATAAGCAGCATGCTTTGTGGTTTAATGCAGTTTGTTACTAAAGGTAAACATTTTTCCAGTATGAACAAATACCATATTCACAGTTTAATCTCCAGAAGCTTCATAAGTTTACCTTTGATACAGTAGAGGGCAgcactttctttaaaataagagcTAAAACCTTCTTTTAGCACCTAAcctgaattaaattgaaatgtCGCTGTGCATGCTTCTTCTTCTGACTAATATATGAACAAGATTGAGAGGTATACATTTGTTAAATCTGCAAGTGCAATAGTGAAGATTTTTAAACCGTCGTAATAACAGATTATAGagtattttctgtgttttttatttgtagtcaGTTCTTTGCTGATGTTATGCAGTTACTGGTAGCCTAGAAACTGTTGGTGCTTTCTGCACAATCAAAAGCAATTTCCACACAAATCAGAATTCCTTCCAGTGATTTCTGTTATGAAAAACCTgaagacagcagcagcagagacatgAAGGACAACTTCTCCTGTCACTTGGGCCTTCGTGtagaaaaagtcagattttttgtgtttttatcttctatTAAACCTGTGATGTTCACATTTACCCATTACATAAAGTCTGAGTTAGTAAGACATGATTAAAGTTAACGTCTAACTGGGATTCAGTAGATTGCCtttgaaaaaaagcattttcccttgaaaacaaaaatgctgagAAATAAATAGGTTGCACCTATTGTTTTGTCTGTTACCTCAAGCCTGTCTGTTCTCAGCAGTTTctgggctgcagcagcagcagcattggGAACTTGGCTGACGGTGGGGCTGGAGGCCATAAGCACGGGGGTGCTGGGCAGGATCTCCGGAGGCATCAGGCTCGGAGACACAGGGCTCAGGTAGGGATTAAAGGCTGCAgcggcagcagctgctgctgcgctGGCGTTGGTTGCCAGGCCTGGTGTCACTGAAAACATGGGCTGgaacaggaacaaaacaaaatataaaaaactctGATTGTGAGAATggataaaatgtttgcattcacAAGCCTTCTGTCTGAGAAAACATATAAACTCGTGACAAAAAAAGCTGAAGAGAGATGAAGTTACGTGGAATGCCTTATGAAAGAGGTTTATaccttaaaaacacaaacttcagctTCCCACGTCATTGTTTAATTGACAATGTTTGAGATTTGATGTGAAAGACCAAGACAAACTAGCCAACAATAAATGGAAGTAAATGATCCATGGTTTtagcattttgtaaaaatgtttttaaaaaacccattaaatatgaaaagttcaacattcatttgttgtttttagcatCCTTAAaactgatacccctaaataaaattcagtgttaTCTTCATTGGCTTCTGTTTTTGGCTTCAGAAGCCAACAATGTTGTGTCGCAGTGttgctgaatacaaatgccaTCTTTTTGgaatttcatttgtaaaaaataatgacaattgcattttcttttacttccaCTACAGCATTATTGTGTAGTcgcttttttgtatttcatacTCATGTTATCCTCTTACCATAGGGGGTAGCTGGGTGCCGGGCATCATAGCATTGGCAAGCTGCATCTGCTGGGCCAGCATGGCCATATTCTTCTGCTGAATCAGATTGTTCCTGCCATTGATCTCCAGCTGGGTCTTTAGATGGGGAGGAGGATGCAGGTACTTGCAGTTCTCCCTGGAACAACGGCCCTGAgacgaaaaaaacaaaaacagaagtgtcAACATTCAGTATTACTCATGAGTGATGCAGGTATGGTCGAATGAACTGCATCGACAACAAGTGCAAAGTTCCTAAGGAAGTGACAAAGATACGAAATaaaaatatggggaaaaaataaatttgctaatgAGTCACAGCTGTATTTGGATGTATTTAAGCACAGCAGACGTTTTAtccaaaatgataataataaatataataaacatgtaTCTGCTGTAACTATCAGCAGATCTTTCTGAACCCACAACACCCCATATTTTATGCAAACATGACGAAACCAATATATTTCTAGTTCTGCTGCATTTAtcattagtaaaaaaaaaaagaaaagaaaaagacattacacaatttcaaacaaattacATCTGGTCAGTGACAGACGGTTGCATTCAAGTTGGGCTCAGTCTGTCACTAATTGCTAACAGCTTGCTATTTCTGTCGGTCTCAGCTGGGACATGTGAGCATGTGTGCAACAGCCTCAAGGGGTCATGACTGATATACAGTGCTGTTTTTCTCCAGACATCTAGTTTAGGCACACAACATGTCTAAGTGACACCAAAAATACTCATGTGCTCATATGACCCGTCTATATTATCCCAGGAGTCATGCAGAGGTCAACGCATCAAAGCTTCTGGCTAATTATTTAGGACAGGGATCACATTCTGCTTTCTGTAGCAAATATCATTCTATACTTTCAGTTTCTAGAATTGCCCAACCAGAAGTCCCAAGGATGcatacatatttatgtttttgtgcacTCAAGAGCTCATTCTTTTGGAAGTAATGCTCGTATGACCAGTGTCCGATATGCAcgaaaacacacactcacaaccAAGTCCAAAATGTATTAAAGGCGTGTGTTTACTTTCAGGCCAGTGGCAGGGCTTATCTAACAGTGGCACCTATCTCTTGCTGACAGAGCTGGGATTTATCTCTACACGTTGATGTGACTATATCCCACTCTTCAGTCTTCTTTTACTTTCACTGACACTGGAGCACCAGACAGGTGTGGAGGCGGGAGGATAAACAAGAATCACTGTTGAAGCAAAACAGGGTGGCCGTAAAACGGTTAAGGTGTTTTTAAggtgttttacttttttctgtttgcttaaaGCTGCCGTCTCTGGCTCTTCCTGGATTTCCTTTTAAGGATATTGCGGCATGTGCAGCTAATGGCAGGCTGACACCAATTAAGAATTCATGGACTTGGATTTATGGACCTCTATATACAGTCCCTGTGATCGTCTGCACTATTTGGATTATAAATTACAGCTTGATGTGGGCTGTTTCCTGATAAAATCTTCGAGGAAGTGGAAAATGATGGCACCTGTCACGTACCATTCTAGCGCAAAATCTGGTTCAAAAACTGTTTACATTCTGGAGCTCTAAATAAGTGCCAAAAATGTCAGACTAATGTAGAAAGCAGaccacataaaaagaaaaaaatgtgcttgaTGCTTTAATATTTAGACAGCCTGCCCTCCTCCtgcactaaataaaaaatgtgcctGTAGAACTAAAACTAGCTGTAGGGAAATGTACAGCCAACAATTTAACTCATAGGTAACTTCCCATGTTGCAAGAacgaaagaaaatgaaagaaatgtaagaaaatgaaaaaaagtactGATAAATACGGACATAAAGTTTTTGTGCAAAAGTATCCGCACTgttcaaactatttaaaatgttgtcatgtCACAGCCACATACTTTGATGTACTATAGACAAATGTTCTGTGTGTGGTAGATAAACACAGAGTAATGCAGAACTGTGAAaaggaaatactttaaaatattcacaagtaaaaatattgtagcaTGGTTTGTTTACCCTCCTGTGTCAGTACTTTGAAGAACCACCTTTTTCTACATACAtagctgcaagtctttttgTGTTTGCCTCCACACCTACAGAgagaaatgtattcaaattttttcttgcaaaacagTTTCAGCTTTGTTGGATTGGATTGGGGAGCACTTGCGAAAACCagttttgaaatctttttcacAATTAACCCTGGACTTgttaacacatgaatatgctttgatctactGTAGCTGTGGTTATACCCTAAGGACTGGTATTCTGCTGGAAGGTCCAGGTCTCAAGTGTTTTTCAGTcttcaacagattttttttcagggtTGCCCTGAATTTACCTTAATTCACCTTCCCTATAAAATCTGACCACCTTTGCTGTCCCTGTTTGAGAAAAGCATCGCCACGGCATGATAATGCCACCACCACGTTTCACCCTCGTGCGGTGTTTACCTTTACACAGTGTTTTACGTGTTTGTGGTGTCCATACATGGACGAACAGAACACCTTATAGTTTTCTTTCAACAGTGGCTCTCGTCTCACCACTCTTCCATGAAGGGTTGATTTGTAGAGTGCATGACCAATTcttgtcctgtcaacagattctgaGTGGTGGATCTCAGGAGTTTCTCCGCTTCACTGCCTCTCTGAATAACGCCCACCTGCTCAGACAGTTTGCTTAGGCAACCTTATCTTGGTGGTTTTCCAGCTATGGCAtacttttctaattttctgatcCTGGAATGAACATTGTTTATGAAAGACATCCGAATCTTAGGATATTGTTTTGTAAcataaccctgctttaaacccCTTAAGCACAACTATTTATCTGCCTACTGTTTTCTTCAATCTTCATTTTGTTCACTagttttcattaataaaacttCAGGACAACTGTATTCACACTGAGACATTATAATTATGTAGCTTCAGAAGTCAGTGGGTGCACTGGCTACATatgaaatacacacacacacacacacacatatatatatatatagttatgCATTGCTTCATATGCAATGCATAACTGTTTTTTGAAAGTCAATTTCTATCCACTTTCATTAGTGGATAGAAACTAATCCACTAGTTAGTGGATTAGTTTCCACTAACTAATCCACTTTCATTAGGTCTATCAtaccaataaaaatattgaagtttgtggttttaacatgacaaaatattcaATTGTTTAAGTTGCATTAATAATTTGACAAGGCATTGTATGAATCTAAACATGAGcatgcatttatttgtatttatatattgaACAAAGACCAGTGATATGCTCTTGTattttcatgaaacaagaaaacgcctaatttaatttgaaatacccagcttttttttttaagagtaatatgaaatatttttattattccataACAGTCCTTTCGGTGCTcgagtaaatgtaattttataacAAGCTACATGCTGAGATGTGCAGGTCTGTGGCAGAAGATCTGTGCATGAGCAtgaaaaaggagggaaaaaaaaagagttgaaagCAGGTAGTccaaagcataaaaatgataGGCAGAGATGGGTGGAAAGTGTGGGTGTGATTTCAGTgtggtgtgtgtggagggggttgATGCGGTGGGGGCTGGAAAGACATAAAAGATCATGTTGCTCTCACCCCACATGACCTCGACTGCTGACTGCCAGGGTTGGCAACTAGAGCAGCGTATGTGAAtgagtaaaacaacaaaaaaaacctaagtAACCAGACCTGATCTAGTCGAGATGTTCAAAGAAAATGCCTGCTACCAGAACGGGTAGCCATTTTGAATAAGTAAGTCTGGGCCCAGAATAGGAAATGCCAGTCTGACTGTGACGAGAATGAGAGAAAGCGGGAGTCACGGCAACCCTGTGAGCTGGCGTGAGGCTGCGTCAGGGAAATCTTAGAAGTTGCAGAAGAACGAGTGATTAAAAAAGAGGGGACTGTCAAGCGCAGGAAAGTGATGCGGACTGAGACGAAAGGAAGACGCTgccgtgtttgtgtgtgttatggTGACATCAGCGGCCTTGAGGAGTAGCTACAGATGGTGTCCACAGCAACGGAGCAGCCTGCCTGATCACTGGCAGACAGAGACAGTCAGAGAAGAAATCACTACTCGCCTTGCAGCCATAATTAGTTCAAATGCATCTGTGTGTCTGTACACCAGCCCAATTTGTTCCATGTCCACGCCAGTAATTAAAAAGGTCACtctcaatgaaaacaaatgatagAGGTGTCATCTTCAATATTTCTATGCACCGACTGAATCCACTATGAGATGCAAAACCGAAAAGAGAATATTATCTTGTGATGCTGAtgcaatttaaatgtaatcatgcaaatgaaatgtttgaaatgtgtaGCGCAGCCAGACTTAAAGCCTGGGGGTGCTTTGAGGAAATTGGTGGCAATAATGGGGATGTAAAGAGTGAATAATATGATCCATACTCAATGTTTATGCTTACAATGACGTGCTTTCCGAATGATTCACAAGCATTGTGAGCTGATTCCCAGGAGTGAATTCAGGTTGTGAgcagagaaaatataaatattcatctgttagtcaaaaaaaaataaagcaaacatgcaCGAGTAGCTAACATTTTCCTAAGATCATGGAAGACCTCTTTCTTCTTCGGGTTCACTCCAggtcatgtttttgtgttatctGTGGAAGTCTGAGCTTCTCCTGTTGAGATCAGACCAGCCGATATCCACACAGGCCAAACTGGGAACAATAATCCCACCGGCTACTGGGCTGACTGTTTGATGATAAGTTGTAAAAACACGTCCCG includes:
- the mbnl1 gene encoding muscleblind-like protein 1 isoform X8; its protein translation is MAMNIAHIRDTKWLTLEVCREFQRGTCSRSDQECKFAHPAKSCQVDNGRVIACFDSLKGRCSRENCKYLHPPPHLKTQLEINGRNNLIQQKNMAMLAQQMQLANAMMPGTQLPPMPMFSVTPGLATNASAAAAAAAAAFNPYLSPVSPSLMPPEILPSTPVLMASSPTVSQVPNAAAAAAQKLLRTDRLEVCREYQRGNCARGEGECRFAHPADSTMIDTNDNTVTVCMDYIKGRCTREKCKYFHPPAHLQAKIKATQHQVNQATAAAAMGITPSVMAPLPKRAALEKANGATAMFNTGMLQYQQALASMQFQQQAAFLPSVPMMHGGTPATVSAATTSATSVPFATASTNQDSSLSKLTTNEYMQLIPIISADHLSSHKYLTQM
- the mbnl1 gene encoding muscleblind-like protein 1 isoform X9 produces the protein MAMNIAHIRDTKWLTLEVCREFQRGTCSRSDQECKFAHPAKSCQVDNGRVIACFDSLKGRCSRENCKYLHPPPHLKTQLEINGRNNLIQQKNMAMLAQQMQLANAMMPGTQLPPMPMFSVTPGLATNASAAAAAAAAAFNPYLSPVSPSLMPPEILPSTPVLMASSPTVSQVPNAAAAAAQKLLRTDRLEVCREYQRGNCARGEGECRFAHPADSTMIDTNDNTVTVCMDYIKGRCTREKCKYFHPPAHLQAKIKATQHQVNQATAAAAMGITPSVMAPLPKRAALEKANGATAMFNTGMLQYQQALASMQFQQQAAFLPSGSILCMTPAASIVPMMHGGTPATVSAATTSATSVPFATASTNQIPIISADHLSSHKYLTQM
- the mbnl1 gene encoding muscleblind-like protein 1 isoform X11; translated protein: MAMNIAHIRDTKWLTLEVCREFQRGTCSRSDQECKFAHPAKSCQVDNGRVIACFDSLKGRCSRENCKYLHPPPHLKTQLEINGRNNLIQQKNMAMLAQQMQLANAMMPGTQLPPMPMFSVTPGLATNASAAAAAAAAAFNPYLSPVSPSLMPPEILPSTPVLMASSPTVSQVPNAAAAAAQKLLRTDRLEVCREYQRGNCARGEGECRFAHPADSTMIDTNDNTVTVCMDYIKGRCTREKCKYFHPPAHLQAKIKATQHQVNQATAAAAMTQSAVKSLKRPLDATFDLGITPSVMAPLPKRAALEKANGATAMFNTGMLQYQQALASMQFQQQAAFLPSDSNNICRSSE
- the mbnl1 gene encoding muscleblind-like protein 1 isoform X7, whose protein sequence is MAMNIAHIRDTKWLTLEVCREFQRGTCSRSDQECKFAHPAKSCQVDNGRVIACFDSLKGRCSRENCKYLHPPPHLKTQLEINGRNNLIQQKNMAMLAQQMQLANAMMPGTQLPPMPMFSVTPGLATNASAAAAAAAAAFNPYLSPVSPSLMPPEILPSTPVLMASSPTVSQVPNAAAAAAQKLLRTDRLEVCREYQRGNCARGEGECRFAHPADSTMIDTNDNTVTVCMDYIKGRCTREKCKYFHPPAHLQAKIKATQHQVNQATAAAAMTQSAVKSLKRPLDATFDLGITPSVMAPLPKRAALEKANGATAMFNTGMLQYQQALASMQFQQQAAFLPSVPMMHGGTPATVSAATTSATSVPFATASTNQIPIISADHLSSHKYLTQM
- the mbnl1 gene encoding muscleblind-like protein 1 isoform X2; the protein is MAMNIAHIRDTKWLTLEVCREFQRGTCSRSDQECKFAHPAKSCQVDNGRVIACFDSLKGRCSRENCKYLHPPPHLKTQLEINGRNNLIQQKNMAMLAQQMQLANAMMPGTQLPPMPMFSVTPGLATNASAAAAAAAAAFNPYLSPVSPSLMPPEILPSTPVLMASSPTVSQVPNAAAAAAQKLLRTDRLEVCREYQRGNCARGEGECRFAHPADSTMIDTNDNTVTVCMDYIKGRCTREKCKYFHPPAHLQAKIKATQHQVNQATAAAAMTQSAVKSLKRPLDATFDLGITPSVMAPLPKRAALEKANGATAMFNTGMLQYQQALASMQFQQQAAFLPSGSILCMTPAASIVPMMHGGTPATVSAATTSATSVPFATASTNQLTTNEYMQLIPIISADHLSSHKYLTQM
- the mbnl1 gene encoding muscleblind-like protein 1 isoform X6, with the protein product MAMNIAHIRDTKWLTLEVCREFQRGTCSRSDQECKFAHPAKSCQVDNGRVIACFDSLKGRCSRENCKYLHPPPHLKTQLEINGRNNLIQQKNMAMLAQQMQLANAMMPGTQLPPMPMFSVTPGLATNASAAAAAAAAAFNPYLSPVSPSLMPPEILPSTPVLMASSPTVSQVPNAAAAAAQKLLRTDRLEVCREYQRGNCARGEGECRFAHPADSTMIDTNDNTVTVCMDYIKGRCTREKCKYFHPPAHLQAKIKATQHQVNQATAAAAMTQSAVKSLKRPLDATFDLGITPSVMAPLPKRAALEKANGATAMFNTGMLQYQQALASMQFQQQAAFLPSVPMMHGGTPATVSAATTSATSVPFATASTNQLTTNEYMQLIPIISADHLSSHKYLTQM
- the mbnl1 gene encoding muscleblind-like protein 1 isoform X10 — translated: MAMNIAHIRDTKWLTLEVCREFQRGTCSRSDQECKFAHPAKSCQVDNGRVIACFDSLKGRCSRENCKYLHPPPHLKTQLEINGRNNLIQQKNMAMLAQQMQLANAMMPGTQLPPMPMFSVTPGLATNASAAAAAAAAAFNPYLSPVSPSLMPPEILPSTPVLMASSPTVSQVPNAAAAAAQKLLRTDRLEVCREYQRGNCARGEGECRFAHPADSTMIDTNDNTVTVCMDYIKGRCTREKCKYFHPPAHLQAKIKATQHQVNQATAAAAMGITPSVMAPLPKRAALEKANGATAMFNTGMLQYQQALASMQFQQQAAFLPSVPMMHGGTPATVSAATTSATSVPFATASTNQIPIISADHLSSHKYLTQM
- the mbnl1 gene encoding muscleblind-like protein 1 isoform X5, producing the protein MAMNIAHIRDTKWLTLEVCREFQRGTCSRSDQECKFAHPAKSCQVDNGRVIACFDSLKGRCSRENCKYLHPPPHLKTQLEINGRNNLIQQKNMAMLAQQMQLANAMMPGTQLPPMPMFSVTPGLATNASAAAAAAAAAFNPYLSPVSPSLMPPEILPSTPVLMASSPTVSQVPNAAAAAAQKLLRTDRLEVCREYQRGNCARGEGECRFAHPADSTMIDTNDNTVTVCMDYIKGRCTREKCKYFHPPAHLQAKIKATQHQVNQATAAAAMGITPSVMAPLPKRAALEKANGATAMFNTGMLQYQQALASMQFQQQAAFLPSGSILCMTPAASIVPMMHGGTPATVSAATTSATSVPFATASTNQDSSLSKLTTNEYMQLIPIISADHLSSHKYLTQM
- the mbnl1 gene encoding muscleblind-like protein 1 isoform X3 — its product is MAMNIAHIRDTKWLTLEVCREFQRGTCSRSDQECKFAHPAKSCQVDNGRVIACFDSLKGRCSRENCKYLHPPPHLKTQLEINGRNNLIQQKNMAMLAQQMQLANAMMPGTQLPPMPMFSVTPGLATNASAAAAAAAAAFNPYLSPVSPSLMPPEILPSTPVLMASSPTVSQVPNAAAAAAQKLLRTDRLEVCREYQRGNCARGEGECRFAHPADSTMIDTNDNTVTVCMDYIKGRCTREKCKYFHPPAHLQAKIKATQHQVNQATAAAAMTQSAVKSLKRPLDATFDLGITPSVMAPLPKRAALEKANGATAMFNTGMLQYQQALASMQFQQQAAFLPSVPMMHGGTPATVSAATTSATSVPFATASTNQDSSLSKLTTNEYMQLIPIISADHLSSHKYLTQM
- the mbnl1 gene encoding muscleblind-like protein 1 isoform X1, with translation MAMNIAHIRDTKWLTLEVCREFQRGTCSRSDQECKFAHPAKSCQVDNGRVIACFDSLKGRCSRENCKYLHPPPHLKTQLEINGRNNLIQQKNMAMLAQQMQLANAMMPGTQLPPMPMFSVTPGLATNASAAAAAAAAAFNPYLSPVSPSLMPPEILPSTPVLMASSPTVSQVPNAAAAAAQKLLRTDRLEVCREYQRGNCARGEGECRFAHPADSTMIDTNDNTVTVCMDYIKGRCTREKCKYFHPPAHLQAKIKATQHQVNQATAAAAMTQSAVKSLKRPLDATFDLGITPSVMAPLPKRAALEKANGATAMFNTGMLQYQQALASMQFQQQAAFLPSGSILCMTPAASIVPMMHGGTPATVSAATTSATSVPFATASTNQDSSLSKLTTNEYMQLIPIISADHLSSHKYLTQM
- the mbnl1 gene encoding muscleblind-like protein 1 isoform X4, with the protein product MAMNIAHIRDTKWLTLEVCREFQRGTCSRSDQECKFAHPAKSCQVDNGRVIACFDSLKGRCSRENCKYLHPPPHLKTQLEINGRNNLIQQKNMAMLAQQMQLANAMMPGTQLPPMPMFSVTPGLATNASAAAAAAAAAFNPYLSPVSPSLMPPEILPSTPVLMASSPTVSQVPNAAAAAAQKLLRTDRLEVCREYQRGNCARGEGECRFAHPADSTMIDTNDNTVTVCMDYIKGRCTREKCKYFHPPAHLQAKIKATQHQVNQATAAAAMTQSAVKSLKRPLDATFDLGITPSVMAPLPKRAALEKANGATAMFNTGMLQYQQALASMQFQQQAAFLPSGSILCMTPAASIVPMMHGGTPATVSAATTSATSVPFATASTNQIPIISADHLSSHKYLTQM